Proteins encoded within one genomic window of Mesorhizobium sp. AR10:
- a CDS encoding complex I NDUFA9 subunit family protein: MTEILQTPKLVVVFGGSGFVGRHVVRALAKRGYRIRVACRRPDLAGHLQPLGNVGQIQPVQANVRMRWSVDRAVQGADYVVNLVAVLHESGRQKFTTVHEFGARAVAEAARSVGAGLTHISAIGADLNSQSHYARTKALGEKAVLETVTDAVILRPSINFGPEDSFFNRFATMARYSPVLPLIGGGGTKFQPVYVGDVAEAVARSVEGKVKGGQIYELGGPQVLTFKECMEELLAVIERKRLLVPVPWWVANIQASILGLLPNPLLTKDQVMQLRAHNIVSDTATREGRTLTGLGIQTQSVGTILPSYLWRFRAAGQFQRKPAA, translated from the coding sequence ATGACCGAAATCCTGCAGACCCCCAAGCTCGTCGTCGTGTTCGGAGGCTCAGGCTTTGTCGGCCGCCACGTGGTGCGGGCGCTGGCCAAGCGTGGCTACCGCATCAGGGTCGCCTGCCGCCGGCCTGATCTCGCCGGTCATCTGCAGCCGCTCGGCAATGTCGGCCAGATACAGCCGGTGCAGGCCAATGTTCGGATGCGCTGGTCGGTCGACCGCGCCGTGCAGGGCGCCGACTATGTCGTCAACCTGGTGGCCGTCCTGCATGAGAGCGGCCGCCAGAAGTTCACCACTGTCCATGAGTTCGGCGCCCGCGCCGTCGCCGAAGCCGCGCGCTCGGTCGGCGCAGGCCTCACCCATATTTCGGCGATCGGTGCCGATCTGAACTCACAATCGCACTACGCGCGCACCAAGGCGCTCGGCGAGAAGGCGGTTCTGGAGACGGTCACGGACGCCGTCATCTTGCGGCCGTCGATCAATTTCGGACCGGAGGACAGCTTTTTCAACCGTTTCGCCACTATGGCGCGCTATTCGCCTGTGCTGCCGCTGATCGGCGGCGGCGGGACAAAGTTCCAGCCGGTTTATGTCGGCGATGTCGCGGAAGCGGTGGCGCGCTCTGTCGAAGGCAAGGTCAAGGGCGGCCAGATCTACGAGCTCGGCGGGCCGCAGGTGCTCACCTTCAAGGAATGCATGGAAGAGCTGCTTGCCGTGATCGAGCGCAAGCGGCTTCTGGTGCCAGTGCCGTGGTGGGTGGCCAACATCCAGGCGTCGATCCTCGGCCTGCTGCCCAATCCGCTGCTGACCAAGGACCAGGTCATGCAGTTGCGCGCGCACAACATCGTGTCGGACACGGCCACCAGGGAAGGCAGGACGCTCACAGGCCTCGGCATCCAGACGCAGTCGGTCGGAACAATCCTGCCGAGCTACCTCTGGCGTTTTCGCGCCGCCGGCCAATTCCAGCGCAAGCCTGCGGCATAA
- a CDS encoding ABC transporter permease: MLGLLHSIEIAVGATCVGLLIGTCGAYGKLYGGPVVRDLLAVYTTIVRAVPELVLILLLYYAGTDLINQALNAAGYQRIDISGLAAGIAVLGFVQGAYSTEVIRGAILAIPQGQIEAARAYGMSPGLLLRRITLPAMLPFAIPGLANLWLIATKDTALLAVVGFFELALATRQAAGVTKAYFTFYVAAGALYLLLSLFSNLIIGRVEAWSRRGMPSVKEGR, encoded by the coding sequence CTGCTTGGGTTGCTGCATTCGATCGAGATCGCCGTCGGCGCCACTTGCGTCGGCCTTTTGATCGGCACCTGCGGCGCCTACGGCAAGCTCTATGGTGGCCCGGTGGTGCGCGATCTGCTGGCCGTCTACACGACCATCGTGCGTGCGGTGCCCGAACTGGTTCTGATCCTGCTGCTTTACTATGCCGGCACCGACCTGATCAATCAGGCGCTGAACGCGGCCGGCTATCAGCGCATCGACATCAGCGGGCTTGCGGCCGGCATTGCCGTGTTGGGTTTTGTCCAGGGCGCCTATTCGACCGAGGTCATACGCGGCGCGATCCTTGCCATTCCACAGGGCCAGATCGAAGCCGCACGCGCCTATGGCATGTCTCCAGGTCTTCTGCTGCGCCGCATAACGCTGCCGGCAATGCTGCCTTTCGCCATACCCGGCCTTGCCAATCTGTGGCTGATCGCCACCAAGGATACCGCGTTGCTGGCAGTCGTCGGCTTCTTCGAGTTGGCGCTGGCGACGCGGCAGGCCGCCGGCGTCACCAAGGCCTATTTCACCTTCTATGTCGCTGCAGGCGCGCTCTATTTGCTGCTGTCGCTGTTTTCCAATCTCATCATCGGCCGCGTGGAGGCCTGGTCACGGCGCGGCATGCCTTCGGTCAAGGAGGGGCGCTGA
- a CDS encoding Ldh family oxidoreductase produces the protein MQLSLDQAKGLCRMAALGAGANEEAAQSLTASIIAAEAEGLATVGLTHFIDYLEALEAGRIDGNADPVITRPALAVFLSDARGGLAHTGFDRTIDDLAKAAKLFGVAIFSQKNAYTCGALGYFTGRLAQQGLVSFAATNGPAVLAGSGSIKPVYCTNPMSFAAPAADGSPLVIDQSSSATAFVNIRKAAEDGKKIPEGWALDVSGNPTTDPAAAMKGAMLAFGGQRGANIALMVEVLAAGLSGANWSLDAPWFSGGPDSPGTGLFVLAVEPKLLDPDFEQRMKDQLDRLRRRYGVHVPGRARAEAAEKAQARGITAPKAVVQRISEFAERYSS, from the coding sequence ATGCAACTCAGTCTCGACCAGGCAAAAGGACTGTGCCGGATGGCGGCGCTCGGCGCCGGCGCCAATGAGGAAGCGGCGCAATCACTCACCGCCTCGATCATCGCCGCCGAGGCGGAAGGGCTTGCGACCGTCGGGCTGACGCATTTCATCGACTATCTCGAGGCGCTCGAGGCCGGACGCATCGACGGCAATGCCGATCCGGTGATCACCCGGCCAGCGCTGGCCGTCTTTCTTTCCGACGCGCGGGGCGGCCTGGCGCATACCGGCTTCGACCGCACGATCGACGATCTCGCCAAGGCGGCAAAGCTGTTCGGCGTCGCCATCTTCTCGCAGAAGAACGCCTATACATGCGGTGCGCTCGGCTATTTCACCGGACGGTTGGCGCAGCAGGGCCTGGTGTCCTTCGCCGCAACCAACGGTCCGGCCGTGCTCGCCGGCTCGGGCTCGATCAAGCCGGTCTACTGCACCAACCCAATGTCCTTTGCCGCTCCCGCGGCCGACGGATCGCCGCTGGTCATCGACCAGTCGTCGAGCGCCACCGCCTTCGTCAACATTCGCAAGGCGGCCGAGGACGGCAAGAAAATCCCGGAAGGCTGGGCGCTGGACGTCAGCGGCAATCCAACCACCGATCCTGCCGCCGCCATGAAAGGCGCCATGCTCGCCTTCGGCGGCCAGCGTGGCGCCAACATCGCGCTGATGGTCGAAGTGCTGGCGGCCGGCCTGTCGGGCGCCAACTGGTCGCTCGATGCGCCTTGGTTCAGCGGCGGACCGGACAGCCCGGGGACCGGCCTATTCGTGCTCGCCGTCGAGCCGAAGCTGCTCGATCCGGATTTCGAGCAACGAATGAAGGACCAGCTCGACCGGCTGCGCCGGCGCTACGGCGTGCATGTGCCGGGACGCGCCCGGGCAGAAGCGGCCGAGAAGGCGCAAGCGCGGGGCATCACTGCGCCCAAAGCGGTGGTGCAGCGCATTTCCGAATTCGCCGAGCGCTATTCTTCCTGA
- a CDS encoding DoxX family protein, translated as MSTSTDNPGRSLFVPALGGLYAALNTAAETLLRAVAGIFLTIHGSQKITDPFGAAEMVEGLGFYPGAFWSLLLSCTEFFGGILITIGLLTRPAAFAGMFVLLVTVWFHWVTMDQGFSGAEKSLLWAAILFFFVIRGGNRHSVDARLGKAF; from the coding sequence ATGTCCACCAGCACTGACAATCCGGGCAGAAGCCTTTTCGTTCCCGCCCTTGGCGGCCTTTACGCCGCGCTGAACACCGCGGCGGAAACTCTTCTGCGTGCGGTGGCCGGCATTTTCCTCACCATCCATGGCTCGCAAAAGATCACCGATCCTTTCGGCGCCGCCGAGATGGTCGAAGGCCTCGGCTTCTATCCCGGCGCGTTCTGGTCGCTGCTTCTGTCATGCACCGAGTTCTTCGGCGGCATTCTCATCACCATCGGCCTGCTGACCCGGCCCGCTGCCTTCGCCGGGATGTTCGTGCTTCTGGTCACGGTGTGGTTCCACTGGGTCACCATGGACCAGGGTTTCTCAGGCGCCGAAAAGTCGCTTCTGTGGGCAGCAATCCTGTTCTTCTTCGTCATCCGCGGCGGCAACCGTCATTCCGTCGACGCACGCCTCGGCAAGGCGTTCTGA
- a CDS encoding cytochrome P450 yields MDTQPAPFVPPAPKPRTTPPSTLEMIRIVYRNPLELWGEHTYNEPWISVNGVGGPLVVANDPGLIRHVLVDNAKNYKMATVRQKILRPILRDGLLTAEGEVWKRSRKAMAPVFTPRHIFGFAEPMLRRTREFVTRYEGGAMSDIAHDMTLLTYDILAETLFSGEIAGEPGSFANEIDRLFETMGRVDPLDLLRAPDWLPRLTRIRGRKTMAYFRKIVTDTVKMREERLKRDPDSVPQDFLTLLLKAEGPDGLTRAEVEDNIITFIGAGHETTARALGWTLYCLAEAPWERERVEQEIDQVLAREPDPTNWLDAMPFTRAAFDEALRLYPPAPSINREPIEPETWKELYIPKHAAVLVMPWVVHRHRKLWDRPDAFMPERFHPGNREKIDRFQYLPFGAGPRVCIGASFAMQEAIIALAIMLSRFRFDSTPETKPWPVQKLTTQPQGGLPMQVTPR; encoded by the coding sequence CGCCTTCGACGCTGGAGATGATCCGCATCGTCTATCGCAATCCGCTCGAACTGTGGGGCGAGCACACTTACAACGAGCCCTGGATTTCGGTGAATGGCGTGGGCGGACCTCTGGTCGTCGCCAACGACCCCGGCCTCATCCGCCACGTGCTGGTCGACAACGCCAAGAACTACAAGATGGCGACGGTGCGCCAGAAAATCCTGCGGCCGATCCTGCGCGACGGCCTGCTGACCGCCGAGGGCGAGGTGTGGAAGCGCTCGCGCAAGGCAATGGCGCCGGTGTTCACGCCGCGCCATATCTTCGGCTTCGCCGAGCCGATGCTGAGGCGCACGCGTGAGTTCGTCACCCGCTACGAGGGCGGTGCCATGTCGGACATCGCCCACGACATGACACTGCTCACCTATGACATCCTGGCCGAGACGCTGTTTTCCGGTGAGATCGCCGGCGAGCCGGGCAGTTTCGCCAATGAGATCGACCGCCTCTTCGAGACCATGGGCCGCGTCGATCCACTCGACCTGCTGCGGGCACCCGACTGGCTGCCGCGCCTGACCCGCATCCGCGGCCGCAAGACTATGGCCTATTTCCGCAAGATCGTCACCGACACCGTCAAGATGCGCGAGGAGCGGCTCAAGCGCGATCCCGACAGCGTGCCACAGGACTTTCTGACGCTTTTGCTCAAGGCCGAAGGCCCGGACGGGCTGACGCGGGCCGAGGTCGAGGACAACATCATCACCTTTATCGGCGCCGGCCACGAGACGACGGCACGTGCGCTCGGCTGGACGCTCTACTGCCTTGCCGAGGCGCCATGGGAGCGCGAAAGGGTCGAGCAGGAGATCGACCAGGTGCTGGCGCGCGAGCCCGATCCGACGAACTGGCTCGATGCCATGCCGTTCACCCGCGCCGCTTTCGACGAGGCGCTCAGGCTCTATCCGCCGGCGCCGTCGATCAACCGCGAGCCGATCGAACCGGAGACCTGGAAAGAGCTCTATATCCCGAAGCACGCCGCGGTGCTGGTGATGCCGTGGGTCGTCCATCGCCATCGCAAGCTGTGGGACCGGCCCGACGCCTTCATGCCCGAACGCTTCCATCCGGGAAACCGCGAAAAGATCGACCGCTTCCAGTATCTGCCGTTCGGCGCCGGACCTCGCGTCTGCATCGGCGCCAGCTTTGCCATGCAGGAAGCGATCATCGCGCTGGCCATCATGCTGTCGCGTTTTCGCTTCGACTCCACTCCAGAAACCAAGCCGTGGCCGGTGCAGAAACTGACAACGCAGCCGCAGGGCGGCCTGCCGATGCAGGTCACGCCGCGCTAG
- a CDS encoding ABC transporter permease, with protein sequence MAAEATILNAAARASLWLQPHRVVLILIALGLVLSAAFFMRWDWLPQYYMMGLVGIWRALWILAVTCTLGFLLAVPLGLAQAAGSFWFAAPAKVFCTVIRGTPLLIQLWLLYYGLGSLFPQYPWIRDSWMWPYLRQAWPYGVLALTLSFAGYEGEVMRGAFAGVPRGQLEAARAFGMSRWKTFRRIWLPQAFYRALPTLTGETVLQLKSTPLVATISVIDIFAVSSKVRQDTYLTYEPLLLLALIYMAITGILVFAFSKIEARIPNKIG encoded by the coding sequence ATGGCGGCGGAGGCGACGATCCTGAACGCTGCCGCACGCGCTTCGCTCTGGCTGCAGCCGCATCGCGTCGTGCTGATCCTGATCGCGCTGGGGCTGGTCCTGTCGGCCGCCTTCTTCATGCGCTGGGACTGGTTGCCGCAATATTACATGATGGGATTGGTTGGCATCTGGCGCGCACTCTGGATTCTGGCCGTCACCTGCACACTGGGTTTCCTGCTCGCCGTGCCGCTCGGGCTGGCACAGGCCGCTGGCTCCTTCTGGTTCGCCGCGCCCGCCAAAGTCTTCTGCACCGTCATCAGGGGCACGCCGCTGCTGATCCAGCTCTGGCTGCTGTACTACGGGCTGGGCTCGCTGTTTCCACAATATCCGTGGATCCGCGATTCCTGGATGTGGCCGTATCTGCGGCAGGCCTGGCCCTATGGCGTTCTGGCGCTGACGCTGTCCTTCGCCGGCTATGAGGGCGAGGTGATGCGTGGTGCGTTTGCCGGCGTACCGAGGGGGCAACTGGAAGCTGCCCGCGCCTTCGGCATGAGCCGCTGGAAGACCTTCCGGCGCATCTGGCTGCCGCAGGCCTTCTACCGGGCATTGCCGACACTGACCGGCGAAACCGTGCTGCAACTGAAGTCGACACCACTGGTGGCAACCATCAGCGTCATCGACATCTTTGCCGTCTCGTCCAAAGTGCGGCAGGACACCTACCTGACCTACGAACCCTTGTTGCTGCTGGCGTTGATCTATATGGCGATCACCGGCATTCTCGTCTTCGCTTTCAGCAAGATCGAGGCGCGGATCCCCAACAAGATCGGCTAG
- a CDS encoding transporter substrate-binding domain-containing protein — translation MKTVLKTLAAALLLGVAAMGVAKAEPVKIGVAAEPYPPFASPDASGKWVGWEIEFIDAVCAEEKLDCVITPVGWDGIIPALTTKKIDVIAASMSITAERKKTIDFSDKYYNTPTAIIGPKDQKFGPAPADLKGKVIGVQVSTVHADYAKKHFTEAAEIKEYQTQDEANQDLAAGRIDAVQADSIALDAFLKSDQGKQCCDLKGMVAQDIEVLGPGVGAGIRKEDTELKDKINAGIKAIRANGKYDEISKKYFDFDIYGTDAQSN, via the coding sequence ATGAAGACTGTTCTGAAGACACTTGCCGCAGCGCTGCTGCTCGGCGTCGCCGCAATGGGCGTTGCCAAGGCCGAGCCGGTCAAGATCGGCGTCGCCGCCGAGCCCTACCCGCCCTTCGCCTCACCGGACGCCTCCGGCAAGTGGGTCGGCTGGGAAATCGAGTTTATCGATGCCGTCTGCGCCGAAGAGAAGCTCGACTGCGTCATCACCCCGGTCGGCTGGGACGGCATCATTCCGGCGCTGACGACCAAGAAGATCGACGTCATCGCCGCCTCGATGTCGATCACCGCCGAGCGCAAGAAGACGATCGACTTCTCCGACAAATATTATAACACCCCGACCGCCATCATCGGACCGAAGGACCAGAAGTTCGGCCCCGCGCCCGCAGATCTCAAGGGCAAGGTCATCGGCGTTCAGGTGTCGACCGTGCATGCCGACTACGCCAAGAAGCACTTCACCGAAGCGGCGGAAATCAAGGAATACCAGACCCAGGACGAAGCCAACCAGGATCTTGCCGCCGGCCGCATCGATGCGGTGCAGGCCGATTCCATCGCGCTCGATGCCTTCCTGAAATCGGATCAGGGCAAGCAATGCTGCGATTTGAAGGGCATGGTTGCCCAGGACATCGAGGTCCTTGGACCAGGCGTCGGCGCCGGCATCCGAAAGGAAGACACCGAGCTGAAGGACAAGATCAACGCCGGCATCAAGGCCATCCGCGCCAACGGCAAGTATGACGAGATCTCGAAGAAATATTTCGATTTCGACATCTATGGCACCGACGCACAGTCGAACTGA